The following is a genomic window from Fibrobacter sp..
CCGATGTGACCGGCGGGGCGGTGTTCCGCATGAACACCGGGGACTTTGAAATCCGGAAAGGTCCCGTGTTTACCCAGATTCTCTTGGCCGACGAAATTAACCGCGCTTCGCCCCGCACCCAGAGTTCCCTGCTGGAGGCCATGGAAGAGCGTCAGGTTTCCCTGGAAGGGGAACGGCACGCGCTGCCTAAGCTGTTCATGGTGCTGGCTACGGAAAACCCGGTGGAATTCCATGGGGTGTTTCCCTTGCCGGAAGCCCAGATGGACCGGTTCCTGATTCGGCTTTCGTTGGGCTACCCCTCTACGGAAACGGAACTGCAGATTTTGCGGAGCCATCGTGAAGGAAAACCCCTGGACACGCTTGCCGCCGTAACCTCTCCCGAAGAAATCCTGAAGGCACGGGATGCCGTCCGCAAGATCCATGTGGACGAATCCCTGGAAAGGTACGTGGTGTCGCTGGTCCAGGCCACCCGTGAAAACCCAGCCGTACGCCTGGCCGCAAGTCCCCGCGCAGGAATCAACCTCATAAAGATGGCCCAGGCGTCTGCCTACATCCAGGGCCGGGACTTTGTGAATCCCGACGACATCCAGCGGGTGTATTCCGCGGTGATGGAACACCGTGTCTTTGCGAAAGACGGA
Proteins encoded in this region:
- a CDS encoding MoxR family ATPase produces the protein MIEKLLNALDSVLLGKRESVEMLVMALLADGHVLVEDVPGTGKTTLAKALAVAIGADFARIQFTPDLLPADVTGGAVFRMNTGDFEIRKGPVFTQILLADEINRASPRTQSSLLEAMEERQVSLEGERHALPKLFMVLATENPVEFHGVFPLPEAQMDRFLIRLSLGYPSTETELQILRSHREGKPLDTLAAVTSPEEILKARDAVRKIHVDESLERYVVSLVQATRENPAVRLAASPRAGINLIKMAQASAYIQGRDFVNPDDIQRVYSAVMEHRVFAKDGNASTVKNILESIRTQVKIPK